Sequence from the Xiphophorus maculatus strain JP 163 A chromosome 16, X_maculatus-5.0-male, whole genome shotgun sequence genome:
ttgtcaaaaatatgtatttatgaaGAGATATAAAACCCCCAAACCCTGttatcatctgtttttttttttacaacaaccATACTTCTACGTTTAACAATTTACAAATCACAGCTGGGTTAAATTTGGACCCAAGTTTAAGGTCCAGACACATTGTTTGTCTGCTCTGAAAACGAATCCCCAAATTTCTAGAAACATATTTGTCTGTGTGTGATCATTCTGAACTACTAAAtctgtaaaaccacaaaattttACTTAGCACTTTTGACcataatgcaaatatcttattacagtggaagtaaaacaaaagtaacttaaaagcaacttttcagcaagatataggcgcttgtttaaaatcaataattccttaatattgacgaAAATGtacttgttataagtaaaataatctgcaagtgcAACTActacgttttcatcaatattaaggaattatttatttaaaacaagctcctatttcttgctgacaATGTactagctttgtcttatttaaagtgtactttCACTAGAAGctagatcaaaaatatttggcaagactttgtttttttcctgcagtgcAGAGGAAAGTTGGAGCGGTCTTGTGACACTTCCTGAAGACCTTTGGCCTCAGTTCATCAAAGGATGACAAAGCTTTTTTGGTGTCATTAGTTCTGATGAGAATagggattaaaaataaatattggacTGATATAAATATCAGCCATCGGACTGATGTAGAGTGACATGTGGTGGCTGGGAAGGAGTCTGGTGGGAGGGAGGGAGGCGGGTGATCTCACCTCCTTCAGTACAAATTATATTAGCAAGAGATTCAAATATAGCGTTCGCAGTTGCATATTAGATTTTTCAGCAGAGGGATACAGTTACACGGCTGAGACATCAGTCGTGCTTCAGCAAGTGTCGGGGAAGAGTCAGAGTCTCAAGTCAGAAGCTTTAATTGGTGGATATaacaaatgtttggttttattgcAGCAGAAATTTAGCTGGatcaaagaaatttaaaatactactaatacattcatttaaatctacaactgaaaaacaactCATGCGGGTTTATTCCTGCCGCTTTTGTAATATACAGTAAATGGCTTCAAAgctgaaacttttatttaaaaaaaaaacgttttttatatattggttaaaactgtcactttgcTCTTACAGTACAATATGagatagataatctgtgaaaagtttGATCTCCTCCGTAAGCcctctgaagaaatgcaccgctcccgaccaaaaccaaccaatcagagccaggaggaaggtcttagcgctgctGAAcatgctaatggcagagaaacaacttacccttacaggaaaactgtttatccaccatcatTTGTGGCCATGCTGACTAGAATTAGAATACTTGACAGAGCAAGGAGGGCAGGAGAGGTGAGCAGCAGCACacagagggtgattgacagcgctaaaatcTGCCTCTTGGCTCTCAGTGGCTGTTTCATGACAATTTCTAAGAAAACTTTGGATGTATGATAAAGTCTATTACAATAAGCAACTAATCAATTATGATAAATTCAGATAAGTTTCGTCATTTCCATTCTGAGgatttataatattattataagGATTTATAATAATTGTTGGGTAATTTATTGTTCTTGGATGGCAAAATTTGTTGCTGTGACAGACTGACTGATGAAGCTTAACACTGGATCCCGAGCAGCTTGGGTTCTTTGGCTCACCACTCCTCGCACAGACATTGCGCAATATGatattgagaaaataaatttgcttaatggtaACAcgccaaaataataataaaaaaaagaaattataaaacattttggtgaTAGGATGTGGTGATTTTTTGAAATTCGTTTATCTCACAAAactgcacttttcttttttttgcttcacacgagtcacatgatcaacaaccagatgttaccaCTGGTGGAAACCACAAGGAtgtcaacaggaagtggttgatgcggcatgttttttaatcactcataacgtgaacaaacttattcacgtatgattttaattgtgtttcttacttAATGCACACAGCGCAAttagaaaattgtgttttttttctcaacattaGGAGAATATAGATAaggttttgcgcacatttgtaaccGAAACACAACTGACTTATAAATCTTTCTCAAATTCTTAAAAGGGTTTTGATTCTCAATTCTCTCAAGAATATCACTGTTTCTGTGTGTCacatttcttccttccactaCACTTTCATTCATACACTTTAGCACTCCACGAACAGCCAACCTTTTCTGTTCGTGGAAGAGGCCAACCGCCAAGGAGGGTGTGACTCACCCTCCTTGTGGCCAGTTTCATCAACAGTCTGCTGGACAAAATGTTAAGTCAGGAGTGTTCCCATTGTGTAGGCCATAAGATTTCTCAATTTAAAAATCTCCATGTTCTTAGGTGATGTTCAATTTccaagaaacagaaataaggaactaaaatacatttgagTAATGAGAATATAAAAGAATATATCAGCTTTACTTTTTGAATcgtaaaataaatttacatttaattgcTATTCAAACTTCCCAAATGAACCCAAGGAACTTCAGGGTGGTTTAGCCAGGATAATTACGTCAAAAGGTGCAGTGAGCCTAAAGTCTGGTCCACATTTCCGGTCATCTTGTGTTTTGTCAGAGATTCTGACAGGCGCTCAGTGGCTGCTCAGCTGGAATCTATTTCGGGATAAGGTGTAACTGTTAGCGAGAGGGACTGTAGAGAATGTAGAAAAGTCTGATTCACATCCTTCACCGCCAGCAGATAGGCTATATTAGATGCGTCAGTGACCAGAGATTATCTGGTGATCAGCAGAAAACTCTGACACAGAGAAGCTGCTGCGCTGTTTTCCTCAAGCAGAACAACCATGTAGCTGTTGGACTGCAGGTGAATTCATGTGAATACAAGCGGGGAAAAATGCGCAGATCCAGATTGGAGATATTTAAACCAGAGGTCAGCAGGTAAAAacgggttttattttaaataaaacgtCATAAGTTAGTAGAAGAGATTCTGTTTCAGTCGATGCGTAAAATCAGTTTCGCATAGTCAACACAATGTTTACATTAAGACAATGCCAGCCGAGGTGCACTTCCGTTTCGTCTCACTCACACGGCTTTAATGACAACACTGAGATTTCAGATTTACTTACCGAGCCTCCTAATGGGGTCCCTGGTCCTCTCAGCCGCGGTCCCCTTCTCCTCCTTAGGACCGGTGGAGGCTgacttgctgctgctgcctaaCATTATTAAAACTTGACGATACTGTTAAGTTTACGCGACTTCAGCTTTTGGCTACCCGGGTATTTTACGCGCGCCCTTAACTTTAAGGTTTGAGGACGCAGGTGTCTTAAAGCTGTCCCAGACAGTCCCCGAGCTCTGGAGGAGACAGCTGAGAGGGACATTTATTCCCCATTCCACATGTGAGAAAAGTCCCTCCCCCAGACGGTGATCTCCAAACCAAGCGTAGGCGCACAGCTCGGTTCCGgcgccctctcctcctcctgcttctcTTTATGTTGCACCGACAAACAGGAACCCGGATAAAAGAGAGCAGGGACGCGCGACTAATTTCAGGAAGCAGTTAAAAGGAACTTCTCTGGAGCTAAAAGTGCcacaatctaaaataaaaacattttttcagtcaatttttatataaagaacccttttttttttacaaagttcaACAAATACAATTAAGAATATACAATTTTTTAGAAGTCTAACTCAtcaattaaaaatcaatatcaCTACGTATTAAAATAGTATACAGGCTATACTAGTCCGCCGTGAAGAGCGGACTTTAATTGCAGACCAATCACCTTCTGTATAGCAGcgttagccccgcccactggCTTTAATGTTTAAAGCTGATACGCTGAAACACAGAtcataatcaaataaaatctttatccaatagttcattttgtttgatgatcgaaaatgtttaagtttgacaaaaaagcaaaaatagaattAATCTGTAAGGAggtaaacactttttcacagtgCTGTACTTAtctatttaatttctattttaactGTCAAATATGCACATATCCCACCATCTATTAAAGATAAATTGCATTTGGGTCTTAATGCAattcttctttctttaaccTTTTTGCTCCTATCTGATTCCTATTTGCTTACACATTTCCAAATCACATAAGGTAAAAAAGCAATAATTCCTTTTTTTGACAATCATACGCTGTTTGCTTTCACggatttatagtaaaaaaaaaaacacgaacCCAAACACGTCAGAGAAACCCAGACTCTGGGTAAATCCGCATGCTTAATAGATCAGGTAGATTGTTTACAGCACTTCCTGGATTGGATTCTACGGAGCCCCCTAAGgaacatggggatttttttttcttttgcgttacctcacAAAACTTTTGCGTTTCCACTCAATGATGTACTGATTAGCTAatgcggcataattgaatactgtaagcctttcttatgGTGTCCATCTTACTTTCTGCAATAATGTAAGGcttaaaaagtttggtttttccATTTATGTTAATATCTCGTTGTGAAATATCTgtagttttacatattttctttaggatagaaatgcaccacaaacccatgatataaacagaaactttccataagaaggaaagaaataaaaaaaaaatacatccaaactatttagactatttctgagttatgcagggtaataagtcatctgacagtttcgATTGTGTCTCATTTGTGGTGGTactgaatggtttaaaggggTGTTTTCATGAGCTGTTCCGTCGCAACCTTACACAAATACTATAGACATAAATATGCAgtgaataaattgattttcaatcaattttttgcaccaaagagttaagaaaaaacactgagactttttaaatgtgcatttaaaGAGCCTCcgttttacatttcaaatgtatgcacatttttgtatacaaaatagaccaaaaaatattgcagtaagcatattgcgagggaacgcaaaagttttgcgagataacgcaaaagaaaaaaaaaatcccttgtCACCTAGGGGGCTCCGTACACAACTAGAAGTGACTTCATTTCCGGCGGCGTGTATTTTTTTTCGGCGCACTCTTAGCAAACTCTCCCTCGACTTTATTTTTCCCCTCTAGATACACTAACACCACATACACTTAATGCAGACACATTTATGGATCCTCAAACACCCAGAGGCAAGAAGTTGTATACTTTGAgcgaaataaaacatttctatttatttatttgttgctaCATATTATAAAATTGGCTTTAACTAAAAAATTTGGTTTTTTAGTTAGTGGCAATTTTGAGGGATAAAATTaggacatttttatatttacaaaaatatgttaaaaatcataaaactaatgtactgttttatgattttttttttgcattttgtttactttgttaTGGATTAATAACATACAGGATAAAAGTATTATATTGACATATTGAACATTGAAATGCTCCAAAAATGGCTCTGCAgcatagaaaaatgtaaaaatgatctCAGGCGAACCTTTATAATGATAGGAAATAATTAAAGATGTattgaaaaaaagattattaaacagaaaaattgtgGAACTAGGAAGTGAACATGATTTAGTATACAATAAGCAAACATTATGTGGTATTCTAAAGATAATCTGCTTCctttattttgaatataataTAATTCCCTATTCAGGACTCATCTAAGACTGTAATGTGAATTTTCCTTTTGCAGCAAtcttttaaccttttattttgaaagccatagtaaaaaaaaagattacgcCGCTTTTATTTATCAGTAAATGGGGCAGAAGCGCCATCTGTTGGTGATTTCTATCATTTGCACAACTTCAAAAAAATTCCCCAAAGCTTAAACTGCCTTTAGTGCATGCCATACATTGTGCATGCGTTTGTTGTGATCCATTAAACTGAACGTTCTTCTTCATACTACATGAACATTgattaaatgataaatatttttgtatgtgTTATAACACAGAGCAGCTGGGAAACTTGGAGAAAGAATATGATCTATCCAGGAGAACAAACATAATGACACAACTACACACAAAAAGCAGGTTTGGGGAGTTGGGTGGTACAATGTTTTAGGTAATGTTTATCTTTAACTTGATGCAGCCTTGGGATCAGTTTTTGAATTTCACAAAAAGAGTATTTCTGCACTTCCTGTCTTTATGAACCCCTATGTATTTTGCCTCAAATTACATGACTTAATATCTTTTATCTCTGCTCAATAGCAGCAATAACCAAGTAAGACTGAGTGTGAGATTAAGTCATGTCTGCTAATCCTCAGAGGCTGTGATCTGTGCAGGAGCAGCTTGGGCTGTGTAGCTGCAGCTCCTGCTCCTTGATTTGAGGAATATGGGGGCAGCTCTGGAATGGTTTCCCAGTCTCACCAGTCGTCAGGGTTTCACATTAACAGCAGTCTACCTCCTCTTCCTCAAAGAATTCACAGTTCAGCTTGCTTATTCGCCAGGGGTGAAACTGGGCCTGTTTCTATTAGTAGAAGTAGTTGGCCTGTGTGTTGTTTGGGAGCCATTGGATTCCTGGTGTTTACAGGCACAGTTTGGAGGAAACCAATAACTCCCAGTGACTCCCTGTAAAAGGTCACACAGCAAATAACccatttctcctttttaatgAAAGCTAAATAGTTTATGGAAGCAGTGAGGCTACTATAACAATATGTGGATGTGTTAGCTAAGCATTTAGAGTTGAAGATGAACACAGTGTTGTGAACTCAATAATGAATTCAAACACATTAAATGATGTTTatctgaaaaaatgtgaaacagaaaaaatctaaataacacTCCACTGCATGGTTTATCTATTTGCACCTACGTAGTTTAATTGTATATTTGTGCAAAAGTAGATATGGcagtttaaactgtaaaatattagGAAAGTCCCATTTACAGGCTTGTTAACTATCCGAGAACTAAAGAAAGATCTGGTGCTGACTACTTCCTGAAGCAATAGCAGTTAATCGAAGTTATTGTGCGGCCGTTTAATACAAACAACAGTTATTACCCGTTTGCTTATAATATAGTACAGGTTGTGATTTGTACTGCTTTGAAAAGACGCAGCAAACCTTAAATGTATTAAACTAAAGATAACGATGTAATGGAAAACGGGGACTGTGTTAGTCCGGGAATTAAACGGAGCCAATAAAAGCACGTTGGCCTAGTCAGCTGAGGAGTAAATATAATCATTTCTGTTGCTAGTTGTATTTCAATAGACTACCATGAACAGAATTAGAGCACAcgtttaataaaatgttacttaacattagtatttttgttttatttacttagaTTATAACAACATAGAACCGTGGAGCGAGCTAGTTAGCTTTAGCTAGTCTAGCTTTATGCAGAACGTCACGTTTTCTATGTCCCTGTCAGGAATTATTTCCCGTTCGGGACTATCATGTCCAAGCTTCGGATTAGTTATTTTTGGTTCGAGTGATTTCACAATATTATGGAAAGGATGCAGTGTTTTAATTTTCGAGCAACACCACGCAGCGTTCCGTTCGCTAACTAACGTTAACAGCTAACGTTAGCCAACTTATCCTTAGCTTTTAAAGCAACGGTgtaaaaacactgtacatttgGGGCTGTCAAAAAACGGATCTACACCATTTCGTCGATGATAGCAGCATTATTAAGCAGGTGTGAGATCGCCTGACCCACCCTTTGACAACGAGGGGTTCGGGAGTGTGACCGTAGCGGCGGCTTCACAATAAATGTCGTTTGTTTACGCTGGTTTAAGTGTTCACCCCCAAAGCTCCAGTCTTACGACATATCACTCCGCACAACACGTAATGCTAAAACGAACTCACAAATCATAATAGTAGCACACAAGAGCCACatatctttatttatatatccgtttaaaattatttaatttagagAGTAGATtgctttattgttattattttacattaacgCTGAAAGCGGACTACATTCTGTGTAAGGACCGCTTCATATTCCTTGCAATACAGGGGGCTTACATTTTATTACTCAATTACTTCTCGCCGTTTTCGGCTCCAAATAATTCTGCGTCGCACATTTAGGAATAGAATATACAATTACTCAGTTctggtaaatatttaaactattttaaaatatcaaaatcagtTTCTAAATCAAAACATCTAGTTATTACCCCTTTCTTTGTAAATAGTAGTGCCCATAAAAAATGCCCGGGACTGCTTTTTTAATGTAGCTCGCGCTCTTTTGATTGACAGTAAATGCTGTCCAATCAGAAAATTAGTTGAGCTTAGCAACAGCAAAGGTTTCCTGCAGTCCAATCAACAAAAAGGAGGGTGGTCTTTTTTGGGCGAATGATTGTACTCTCTCATTGGTTAAAAATCTCATCAGTTACGGCAGACTTGTGGACTTTGTAGTTTAGAGAGGACGTCTCACGCATTAGCTCTACTGTAAAGAGAACAGCATATCCCAGAATTCAGTAGATGTAACAAGGAAAAGCATGCGCACAGAGAGAGGCGGAGCTGCTATATAAACACGGACTCCCTCGTCTTCTGTAGCACACTGGACACAGTTGTGACGGTGAAACACAGTCTCTGAGTGACGGCGGCATTTGACAGCACTGAAACAGTTAATGGTAGTTAGCGACAGTTGCTCTGACAAATCCTTGGAGGAGTAACAAGTGTTTACTTATTCGGAAGTTTGTTTCCAGACGTGAAAGTCaactttctttaaacattttaagtccTTCtggaaatcttatttttttcttaaaaaaaacaaaaaacaaactttttttcatcttttaacgAACTTTGAATTTCTGCCTTTTGAGCACGAACATGCTCTAAGATGTGCTAAAACGGGACCAATAAGAAGGATATCATCAGGATGACGGAGCCAGCGGAGCAGACCCATCGCATGGTAACTTCAGGCAGTCCATCAGGTGAGAGTAGCGGGGACGCTTTGGAGCATCTCCCAGCCAACAACCGTGGAGGACCGCAGAACGGCGAGAGGGGGCGCCAGAGAGCGGAGAAGCATCAGCGTCGGGCGGAGTACTGCGAGGATATCAACACAGACAAGTTATGGCAAATGAAAGGCGGACGGAGGGAGGTGTGTCCCGCTTCAGCAGCCGGAAACGAGCTCTCCAAGTACCCGAATGCTACCGAGCCTCACAAAACAACCGATTCCGACGCTTCACCCGACTGTGATCACAAACGTCGCGGGAAAAAAGGCGAACACGGCCCGCTGCAGGAGACTTTGAACCGGTCGGGAGTGGAGAATTTACTCATCGACTCCGACACTGGCTTGGAAGCACGTCTGGGCAAAAAGAGGCACAGGCGCAGGACCTCGAAGAAGAAACGCCACTGGAAGCCTTACAACAAACTTTCATGGGAGGAGAAGAAAGCCCTAGAGGAGCGGGAGACCGTGAGGGCTTCGCGGATGAGGGAGGAGATGTTCGCCAAGGGGCTCCCCGTCGCGCCCTATAACACCACCCAGTTCCTGATGGACGAGCACGACCGAGAGGAGCCCGACCTCAACACAGAAGCCGGGGTCCGGCGGCTTTCTGGGGTCAGCGGTCGCATGGAGGACACTGGAAGCGAGGAGGACCTCTTCGACaacgaggaggaagaggacgacGACGGGAGCGGAGGAGGCGGCAGCGACGGCATCGGGAGGCCTGGGAACGCAGGTGGAGAGTACCTCCAGCGGGACTTTTCCGAAACCTATGAGATGTACCACGTCGAGAGTCTGCAGAACATGACAAAACAAGAGCTGGTGCAGGAGTACCTGGAGCTGGAGAAGTGCATGTCCcggctggaggaggagaacaaCCGGCTGCGGCGCGCCGTGGAGCCCGTGGCCGCGGCGGAGCACTCCCAGGTCCGACTGCAGGAGATGGAACTGGAGCTGGAGAGACTGAGAGCCGAGAACACCgagctgctcctccagagtcagCCCTGCAAGGAGAGTGGGCAGGTCGctacaaattgaaaaaaaaaaaaaccctcaaaaacaattcaagacggtaaaaaaaaaaataaaaacataaaatggactactgttctttttcttaaaaaaatgttatcgGTTTCTGTAATGAGTCTGTTGTCTGGACAAGGAAGTCGTTGCACGGCGATGCAATAAACATGacgtttctttttcatttgggCTGTAAGCTGTCTTGTTAAATTTTCTTCAGGagatgtaaatatttcaatatgaatattctccatttttatatatataaatataaaaaaagatgtttaacaATTCCAGACTTCTGTTTTTCCAGTACAACTTTATAGGAATATCTGCTGACTAACTCTTccgtttaaaaataaaaaatatctaattttctCTCCAAAAATCAAATAAGAAATGACAGCAAAGTAGAGCAGCTTGCCAGcaccttttttgtttctttctgcaaaAGCAAACTCCAGACTTACCATTTTGACAGTTGTGTGTTATAATTggttcaaataataataaaaaagttttgattAAAGGTGTCTTGTTGTAAAGTTTGATCCTAGAAGATACAGGAAGCAGTCACTGAAAGCAGCTGTTTGATGCTTTTGATcacaagatttttattttttcctttgtaatggtttcacattttgacattgCATGAAGAAATAGATTAATGTGACCAAAGGAAGCAAATCTAAAGTTAATTTGTGCATCTTCTTACTATTAAAGTGCATTTGCACTTCTGATTGCATACATTCGTAACCGCAGCATTTAACGGGAAGTGGCCTCAAAGATTTGGATGCAGTTTCCTTTTTGTGCAGCAGCAAACattaagactgaaaaaaacaaaaactgtattcATTTGCCACCTCCAGGGGGCGACATTCAACAAAAACTCAACTCACAAATCCtcttttaaacatatttctgtttatttacatcATATACCTTTTGCTTTGAAGCAAACAGCCACAAGGGAAATAGTTTCAGGCGGacaagctttttttgtttttcttttttttttttagtcatcaATTATAGTCAAAATCAATTCCAAATGTACACAATACAGTATGTTACATATTAAGGTATGTACAaaacaatttagttttaaaatacaataaacattagataaaatcacatttcagtACATCACACAACAGATGAGGTTTGTTCACCTTTAGGAAATTTGATATCATCTGGCATGACCTAATGTGGTTTTAGGGTAGGACTTGTTAGGTGTACCATATTCACATGACCTCAGTTTGTTTCAGGGGGGGGAGCAAAAGCAGCTGAGGGATTTCTATGCCTTTTATTGTTTCCTTCGTCTTAGCAGCATTAGTAACAGCTGTTATAAGCGCCTCTTATTGAAGGCGAAGGGAGTGCATAGATGCGTCCTTGGCTTGAAGTGTGCTTTTTAGTTTTCCACTCGGGAGTTTAATGTACACGTCTTTGGGTCGGTCAGCCACGTCGGGAGAAAGGAGGGGATCCAGatacaacaaaatgaaatggaaaaaaagatgagaCCTGCGCATGGCACCGCAGAACAACACATTCCAGAAAATCAGGCACTTGTAGAAGAATCTCGAGGTAAGAAAAAACTAGAACTTTATTATCATTCTTCACTGGAATATTTGGTCAGAGAAGTTGTTTGTGGTTCTTTATGATGGTTTAACACATAACATAAGACTTTATTAtacagttttgtgaaaaagttccCCATCTTacacatttctttgcttttggtCACGTTTGGATGTTTTATGCTATGGTACAAATTAAgtacaaaaagcagttttaaaggTGGCTTTCTTACCATCTCAACCGTTTTATCCCCTTGAATgaggatttcatttattaatagAAAAGAGCAACCCAAACCAGTTTGGCAATATTTTAGAACATGTAATCCCCAGAGAGCAAAATCTGTGGTTCAATCAGTAGCAAAGCAGGCCCAAAACATCACACTACCGTATTTGACTGTTGCATAAATTTATGCTACTCTAatatagtccaaatagtttcactcgttttctgaaatgtttt
This genomic interval carries:
- the LOC102218594 gene encoding protein HEXIM-like — encoded protein: MTEPAEQTHRMVTSGSPSGESSGDALEHLPANNRGGPQNGERGRQRAEKHQRRAEYCEDINTDKLWQMKGGRREVCPASAAGNELSKYPNATEPHKTTDSDASPDCDHKRRGKKGEHGPLQETLNRSGVENLLIDSDTGLEARLGKKRHRRRTSKKKRHWKPYNKLSWEEKKALEERETVRASRMREEMFAKGLPVAPYNTTQFLMDEHDREEPDLNTEAGVRRLSGVSGRMEDTGSEEDLFDNEEEEDDDGSGGGGSDGIGRPGNAGGEYLQRDFSETYEMYHVESLQNMTKQELVQEYLELEKCMSRLEEENNRLRRAVEPVAAAEHSQVRLQEMELELERLRAENTELLLQSQPCKESGQVATN